The genomic interval CATCAAGAGGATGATCACCTCATTGCGGCCAGCGGATTAGGGGCATGCGGCTGGCTCAAGGTTCACACAAGATTTGTGCGGGCAGGCCGTTTTCGACCGTTGCGCCCGTGCAGACTCGGTAGATTGATCTCGGTTTCGGTCCCCCCACCGAAGCCCTGGAAGCCCCCGCGCTTGAGTTCAACTCGCGTGGGGGCTTCCAACCAATTCAAGGTCCGACGGCGGTGGCTGGTTATGACGGCAGCCTCGCCGCGCGCCGCGTACGGGCCGATGCAGGCAGCAGCTGGTCATCCGCTGCTGCCCACATCGTTGATGCTCCGGCTATTTCCAGGCGTTCCAGCTGTCCCAGTTCCCGCCGTCGAAGCCGAGCAGTCCAAGTTGGTGGTCGGCCCAGTTGTTGACTGTTTTTTCGATCACTTCGCCTCCGACGGAGTTGTTCTCCAGTGCGAGGCCAAGGCCGTCGGGGATCTCGTTGCCGATGGTGATCTATTCACCAGCAGCATTGGTGTATCGCTTGAGGTGAATCACCTGGGAGGCCCGGTCGAGGCCGTTCCAGCTGTCGATGTTGAGGTTCTTCACATGCCTGACCGTTACGCGGTCAAGAATGGGGGCACGACGGGCGAGACCGCGCATGGGAACCACCAGCCAGGCAGCAGAGCCTAACACTGCGTCCTCAGTTGCGCGGTTTCGTCAGGGCAGAGACCCGGCCCGTGCCGTCGTAGCCACCCGCCGGGGCCTTGAGTCCGTAGATTCCGCCGATGGTGGGCGCGACGTCGAGAGTCCGGGCAGCCTCGGAGGATACCGATCCCTTCACCACCAGCGGGCTGCCGCCTGATACGAAGAAGGGAATGGGCTCCGTGGCGGGGTGACCGTGGTTGCCAGGGATCGGGTTGGACGCGACGTACGGGTCGGAGAAGCGCCAGCCCGCCCGGCAGTAGGCCACCAGGTCTCCGGCCTCGTGGCCTAGCCGCAGGTCCGCCGGCCTGTTGACCGAGAGCACGCCCTCATGCGCCCGGACCAGCTGTTCGACGGCGGCCAGTCCGGCCGCGCGGTCCGGTTCGGGGCCGGTCCAGTAGAGCAGGTCCGCGCCGCCGTTCTGGGCAATCGTGATGTTCGACTGCAGCTCCGGACGGGACTGGAGGATGAGGTTGATCGAGATGAGGTTGCTGGCGATGGACCAGTCCATGGAATGGTCGGCGAGGACCATCACCACGCTGGAGTCCCATTTGCCGGCGTTCTTGAGGTGGTCGATGAAGCGCCCCACCTGCAGGTCTGTTTCGGCCAGGGCGGCCTCGCGCGCGGCCCGCAGCGTGGTTCCGGAAAGGTCTGAGTGGCCTACGCGGTCGATGTCGCCCAGGTTGGTGAACACAAAGTCCGGGTCCGGCCCGTTCACCATCGCCAGCAGGGCGTCCATGGTGGCGGCGTCGGGCGCGTGGCCGGTTACGGGAAGCACCGGCTGGGGTTCCCACCGGTAGCTGGCGCGGGCACCGAAGATGCCGTAAAGGTACTTCTTGCTCAGCACGGAGCCGGTGGCGAGGCCGAGCTCCTGCAGCCGCTCCAGGAGGGTCGGGAAGTGCAGGTCCGTGGACCGGTCGAGGTCGCGGACAACGCCGTCGGTCCGGTCGAAGATGGAGTTGGCCGGCACGCCCGAGCGGTCCGGGCGGACACCCGTCATCATCATGACGTGGTTGGGGATGGTCTCCATCACCGGCAGGGAGCGTGCCGCCGGGAAATTGGTGCCGGCATCGCGCAGTGCAGCCAGCCTCGGCGTCAGCGCGGGCGTGATTTCGTCCGGCCGGCAGCCGTCCACCACCAGCACGTAGCTTCGCGTCCGTCCAGCGGCGGGGGCGGCCCAGGCGGTGCCGGGTGCCGCTGAAAGGACGACGGCGGCCCCGCCGGCGGCGGCGATTTGCAGGAACTGCCGGCGTCCCGGCGTCGAAAGTCTGCTGCTGGCGAGCATGCCCTGCTGCGGTGAACGGCTCACTGGAGTCCTCCCGGCGTCGGGGTAACTTTGCCGGAGTTGGCCTGGACGTTGAATGATGTGGACAGTGTGGCTCCTGAGCTGGCGGAGGTGCGTTCGGCGAGGACGTACCAGTCCATCCGAACGCCGGCGGCTGTCACGTCCAGGACGGAGTAGCCGTGTGAGTCGAAGTCCAGGTACTTCACGTGCGGGTTGGCCGCCTTGATGGCGTTCTCGACGCCGACGGATCCGGTCCGGGGCGGAACGTTCAGGATGTCGTCGAGGTTATCGCTCGTGACGGAAGTGCAGACGAGCTCCGCGGCCACGGAATCACCGGTGGCCGGGTAGCTGGCCGGATCCGCGGGGATGTCGCAGGCCCAGCCGGAGTGGATGTCGCCGGTGAGGAACACGGTGTCCTTGACGGCGTTATCCCGCAGGTGGCGGACCACGCGGTTGCGGTCCGCCTCGTAGCCGTCCCATTGGTCCACGTTATAAGGCACGCCGCTGATGCTCGTCCCGCCCATCAGCTTTTGCACACCGGCCAGCTCTGCGGTGTTCAGGGTCGAGGGAACGCGGACGGGCGCAATCATGACGGGATTGCCCACAAGCTTCCATTGCGGGCCCGTTGACTTGAGGTTGCCCAGCAGCCAGTCCATCTGTGCGGCGCCGGTGATAGTGCGGGCGGGGCTGCTGACGGAGGGATCCGCACCGTTGGCGGCCTGCTGGTCACGGTAGGAGCGCAGGTCCAGCATGGACAGGCTGGCGAGGGAGCCGAAGTCCAGGCGTCGGTACAGTTGGCCGCCCGGCTCATAGCGCACGGGCATCCATTCGGCGTAAGCCTTCTGCGCGGCGGCGACGCGCTCGCTCCACGCGCCTTCGGCGCCCTCGGTGTGGTTTTCGGCGCCGCCCTTCCAGGCGTCGTTGGCCGATTCATGGTCATCCCAGGTCACGATGAACGGGGCGGCGGCGTGCAGGGCTTGCAGGTCAGGGTCGGTTTTGTACTGGGCGTGACGGCGCCGGTAGTGCGCGAGCTGTGTCATTTCGTGAGCTGGTTCGTGGGGGCGGACGACGACGTCGCGCGCCTGGTATTCGCCGGGCCCGTATTCGTAGAGGTAGTCGCCGAGGTGAAGCACGGCGTCGAGGTCGCCGCGCGCGGCGAGATGGCGGTAGGACGAAAAGTAGCCCGCCTGCCAGTTGGCGCACGACACGACGCCGAACTTCAGCCGGTCCACGGCCGCACCCGCCGCGGGGGCGGTGCGGGTACGGCCCGCCGGCGATACGGCCTGTCCCAGCGTGAAGCGATACCAGTAGTTGGTGGCGGGGGCCAGCCGGCCCGCGATGATCTTGACCGTATGGTCCCGGGCCGCGCCGGTGGCGGCAGTGCCCCTGGCCACGATCTTCTTGAAGCCAGCGTCCGCAGCGATTTCCCACCCGACGGACACCTCCGGGCCCAGCCCGGTGCCTGGCAGCGCTGCGGGCGCTGGCGTCACGCGGGTCCAAAGCAGCACGCTGTCTGCCATCGGGTCTCCCGAGGCGACCCCGTGGGAGAAGACGCCACCCTGGGGGGCGGAAAAGCCACTTGCTGCGGTGCCGGAGACAATGGCCCCAGCCACG from Pseudarthrobacter sp. SSS035 carries:
- a CDS encoding alkaline phosphatase family protein; translated protein: MLASSRLSTPGRRQFLQIAAAGGAAVVLSAAPGTAWAAPAAGRTRSYVLVVDGCRPDEITPALTPRLAALRDAGTNFPAARSLPVMETIPNHVMMMTGVRPDRSGVPANSIFDRTDGVVRDLDRSTDLHFPTLLERLQELGLATGSVLSKKYLYGIFGARASYRWEPQPVLPVTGHAPDAATMDALLAMVNGPDPDFVFTNLGDIDRVGHSDLSGTTLRAAREAALAETDLQVGRFIDHLKNAGKWDSSVVMVLADHSMDWSIASNLISINLILQSRPELQSNITIAQNGGADLLYWTGPEPDRAAGLAAVEQLVRAHEGVLSVNRPADLRLGHEAGDLVAYCRAGWRFSDPYVASNPIPGNHGHPATEPIPFFVSGGSPLVVKGSVSSEAARTLDVAPTIGGIYGLKAPAGGYDGTGRVSALTKPRN
- a CDS encoding alkaline phosphatase; this encodes MTNFTRRQVLRSAGVAAVAGAIVSGTAASGFSAPQGGVFSHGVASGDPMADSVLLWTRVTPAPAALPGTGLGPEVSVGWEIAADAGFKKIVARGTAATGAARDHTVKIIAGRLAPATNYWYRFTLGQAVSPAGRTRTAPAAGAAVDRLKFGVVSCANWQAGYFSSYRHLAARGDLDAVLHLGDYLYEYGPGEYQARDVVVRPHEPAHEMTQLAHYRRRHAQYKTDPDLQALHAAAPFIVTWDDHESANDAWKGGAENHTEGAEGAWSERVAAAQKAYAEWMPVRYEPGGQLYRRLDFGSLASLSMLDLRSYRDQQAANGADPSVSSPARTITGAAQMDWLLGNLKSTGPQWKLVGNPVMIAPVRVPSTLNTAELAGVQKLMGGTSISGVPYNVDQWDGYEADRNRVVRHLRDNAVKDTVFLTGDIHSGWACDIPADPASYPATGDSVAAELVCTSVTSDNLDDILNVPPRTGSVGVENAIKAANPHVKYLDFDSHGYSVLDVTAAGVRMDWYVLAERTSASSGATLSTSFNVQANSGKVTPTPGGLQ